A genomic window from Silene latifolia isolate original U9 population chromosome Y, ASM4854445v1, whole genome shotgun sequence includes:
- the LOC141634435 gene encoding uncharacterized protein LOC141634435 isoform X1: MAGASLPGSSYDIKIDVPELTGDNFKVWKKRVLLHLGFTRFDYAIQHEEPAEINKTSTPDEVDHREKWEKSNYICTMFIKTKLCASIRGSVEQHTKVRDLLKAIDEQFETSDKALASTLIMKFTSLKLNATNGVRDFIMRMRDIAAQLKVLEVTMSDSFLAHFILCSLPAQYAPFKISYNTHKDKWSLNELMTMCVQEEGRLLLEEGEKVNLTTSTNKESSSTKKGHHKDKGKGKMSVEPTIKKESSCFFCKKKGHMKKDCIKFKAWLKKKGYDKPTETSGK, translated from the exons ATGGCTGGAg CAAGTTTACCTGGAAGTTCCTATGATATCAAAATAGACGTTCCTGAATTAACTGGTGATAATTTTAAGGTGTGGAAGAAAAGAGTTCTATTGCATTTAGGATTCACGCGTTTCGATTATGCTATACAACACGAGGAACCGGCTGAGATAAACAAAACTAGCACACCAGATGAAGTAGACCATCGTGAAAAGTGGGAGAAATCAAACTATATTTGCACGATGTTCATAAAGACAAAACTGTGTGCTAGTATCCGAGGTTCCGTCGAGCAGCATACTAAAGTTCGAGACCTTCTTAAAGCAATAGATGAACAGTTCGAAACTTCTGATAAGGCTTTGGCAAGCACCTTAATTATGAAATTTACTTCTTTGAAGCTCAATGCCACTAATGGAGTGCGTGATTTCATCATGCGCATGAGGGATATTGCAGCCCAACTTAAGGTATTGGAAGTTACTATGTCTGACTCTTTCCTGGCACATTTCATTTTGTGTTCTCTCCCAGCACAATATGCCCCATTTAAGATCTCTTACAACACACATAAGGACAAATGGTCTCTTAATGAATTAATGACCATGTGTGTTCAGGAGGAGGGGAGATTGTTGTTGGAGGAGGGCGAAAAGGTGAACCTAACCACTAGTACTAATAAAGAATCATCTAGTACTAAGAAGGGTCACCATAAGGATAAGGGAAAGGGTAAGATGTCTGTTGAGCCGACCATTAAGAAGGAGTCTTCATGTTTCTTCTGTAAAAAGAAGGGACATATGAAGAAAGACTGCATAAAGTTCAAGGCTTGGCTTAAAAAGAAAG GGTATGACAAACCTACGGAAACCAGTGGCAAGTGA
- the LOC141634435 gene encoding uncharacterized protein LOC141634435 isoform X2, translating to MAGASLPGSSYDIKIDVPELTGDNFKVWKKRVLLHLGFTRFDYAIQHEEPAEINKTSTPDEVDHREKWEKSNYICTMFIKTKLCASIRGSVEQHTKVRDLLKAIDEQFETSDKALASTLIMKFTSLKLNATNGVRDFIMRMRDIAAQLKEEGRLLLEEGEKVNLTTSTNKESSSTKKGHHKDKGKGKMSVEPTIKKESSCFFCKKKGHMKKDCIKFKAWLKKKGYDKPTETSGK from the exons ATGGCTGGAg CAAGTTTACCTGGAAGTTCCTATGATATCAAAATAGACGTTCCTGAATTAACTGGTGATAATTTTAAGGTGTGGAAGAAAAGAGTTCTATTGCATTTAGGATTCACGCGTTTCGATTATGCTATACAACACGAGGAACCGGCTGAGATAAACAAAACTAGCACACCAGATGAAGTAGACCATCGTGAAAAGTGGGAGAAATCAAACTATATTTGCACGATGTTCATAAAGACAAAACTGTGTGCTAGTATCCGAGGTTCCGTCGAGCAGCATACTAAAGTTCGAGACCTTCTTAAAGCAATAGATGAACAGTTCGAAACTTCTGATAAGGCTTTGGCAAGCACCTTAATTATGAAATTTACTTCTTTGAAGCTCAATGCCACTAATGGAGTGCGTGATTTCATCATGCGCATGAGGGATATTGCAGCCCAACTTAAG GAGGAGGGGAGATTGTTGTTGGAGGAGGGCGAAAAGGTGAACCTAACCACTAGTACTAATAAAGAATCATCTAGTACTAAGAAGGGTCACCATAAGGATAAGGGAAAGGGTAAGATGTCTGTTGAGCCGACCATTAAGAAGGAGTCTTCATGTTTCTTCTGTAAAAAGAAGGGACATATGAAGAAAGACTGCATAAAGTTCAAGGCTTGGCTTAAAAAGAAAG GGTATGACAAACCTACGGAAACCAGTGGCAAGTGA